A window of the Vigna angularis cultivar LongXiaoDou No.4 chromosome 3, ASM1680809v1, whole genome shotgun sequence genome harbors these coding sequences:
- the LOC108326116 gene encoding probable protein disulfide-isomerase A6, protein MEKYQIWSSRIVLGAFAFALLFLAASADDVVVLSEENFEKEVGQDRGALVEFYAPWCGHCKKLAPEYEKLGSSFKKAKSVLIGKVDCDEHKSLCSKYGVSGYPTLQWFPKGSLEPKKYEGPRTAESLAEFVNTEGGTNVKIATAPSNVVVLTPENFNEIVLDETKDVLVEFYAPWCGHCKSLAPTYEKVATAFKLEENVVIANLDADKYRDLAEKFDVSGFPTLKFFPKSNKAGEEYGGGRDLDDFVAFINEKSGSSRDGKGQLTSQAGRVESLDVLVKEFVAASDEEKKSVFTRIEEEVEKLQGSASSYGKIYLKAAKNSLVKGSDYAKNEIQRLQRILDKSVSPAKADEFTLKKNILSAYA, encoded by the exons atggagaAGTATCAGATCTGGAGCAGTAGGATAGTGTTGGGAGCTTTCGCGTTTGCGCTACTGTTTCTAGCGGCCTCAGCAGACGACGTCGTTGTGCTCTCTGAAGAAAACTTCGAGAAGGAAGTTGGTCAGGACAGAGGAGCTCTCGTCGAGTTCTATGCTCCCTG GTGTGGACATTGCAAAAAGCTAGCTCCAGAATATGAAAAGCTTGGAAGCAGCTTCAAGAAAGCCAAATCTGTTTTAATTGGGAAG GTTGACTGTGATGAGCACAAGAGTTTGTGCAGCAAATATGGAGTCTCTGGGTACCCAACACTTCAGTGGTTTCCAAAAGGATCTCTTGAACCCAAAAA GTATGAAGGGCCACGCACTGCTGAATCACTTGCTGAGTTTGTAAATACAGAAGGAG GAACAAATGTGAAGATTGCTACAGCTCCTTCCAATGTAGTGGTCCTAACACCTGAAAATTTTAATGAGATTGTGTTGGATGAAACCAAAGATGTCTTGGTTGAGTTTTATGCACCATG GTGTGGGCATTGCAAAAGTCTTGCTCCT ACATACGAGAAAGTTGCCACAGCATTTAAATTGGAGGAAAATGTAGTCATTGCTAATCTGGATGCTGATAAATATAGGGATCTGGCTGAAAA GTTTGATGTGAGTGGATTTCCTACCTTGAAGTTCTTCCCAAAGAGCAACAAAGCCGGTGAAGAGTACGGAGGTGGAAGAGACTTGGATGACTTTGTGGCTTTTATCAATGAGAAATCTGGTTCAAGTCGAGATGGAAAAGGGCAACTTACTTCCCAA GCTGGTAGAGTAGAAAGTTTGGATGTCTTGGTGAAGGAGTTTGTCGCTGCCAGCGATGAAGAGAAGAAATCCGTGTTTACCCGaattgaagaagaagttgaGAAGCTTCAGGGTTCAGCCTCAAG TTACGGGAAGATTTACTTGAAAGCTGCCAAGAATTCCTTGGTAAAAGGTTCCGATTATGCTAAAAACGAAATCCAACGCCTGCAGCGCATACTTGACAAG TCTGTTAGTCCTGCTAAGGCCGACGAGTTTACTCTAAAGAAAAATATCCTGTCTGCTTATGCTTGA